From Archaeoglobus sulfaticallidus PM70-1:
ATCCCCATCTCTCTTACTGTGCTTCCTGTAAATTCGCACGCACAGTAGTTTGCTCCATCAGCTCCAACCAAGCCTATCAGCTTCAGAATGACATCCTTGCTGTAAACCCTTTTCTGCAGCTTCCCTTCAACAATGAATCTGATGGTTTCAGGAACTTTAAACCAGAGCTTTCCCAGAGCGAATACCGAGCCCATATCGGTTGAGCCTATACCTGTTGAGAAGGCTCCTAACGCACCGTACATGCATGTGTGGCTGTCTGCACCAACAACGAGCATTCCCGGCAGCACATGGCCTCTCTCAACCATTATCTGATGAGCAATTCCTTCATAAACATCGTAGTTCAGTATTCCCTGCTCCTTTGCGAATTTTCTCAGCAGTTTGTGGTTTTCAGCAGCATTTATGCTATCTGCCGGAACCTGATGGTCGAAAGCTATTACGATTTTGGACGGATCCCAAACTTTACCATTGTTGGTTATCTCGTTAAAAACCTTGATTGCAAGAGGGCCGGTTATGTCGTGAATCATAGCCCTATCTATTTCTGCAAAAACGAATTCTCCAGCTTTAACCTCTTTGCCGCTCGCCTTTGAAAATATCTTTTCACTTAGAGTTTGACCCATGATGGAACCATAAAAGCTCTACTTATTATTCTTTCGTTGTTTTGGAGTATTGCGTTCAGGAAACATCCGAAACTGTCCTGCATTTTTGAAAGAATGCTGTGCAGATCATGCGTCTAAATCCAAATCGACAATAATTTATAATCCTTTTTTAACCATAACTCATGGAAACCGTGATTAACGGCATTGCATGCACATACAACATTTTCGGAGAGAAAGCTGTTCTTCTCTGCCCGCCACATCCGGAAATGGGCGGTAGCAGATTCGATGTGAGGATCATGAGAATATCTGAAGAGCTGAACGATGCCGGGATCACAACTCTGGCCTTCGACTACAGAAAGCCGTTCAGAGATGGTGTTGGAGAGGTTGAGGATGCCATAGCCTGCTTAAGGTTTTTGAGGGAGAGATTTGAGAGTGTGGCTGTGGTGGGCTACTCATTTGGCAGCGTTGTTGCATCGAATTTGCTTGAAGCTAACTCCCTCGTTCTGATCTCACCCCTCAGAAAAATCAACTCCATTGGGCTGAAAAACTCCGAAACCCCGAAACTGGTAATAGTAGCAAAGCACGATCAGATAATTCCCTATGAGGAATCGGTAGAAATCGCCAGCTGGCTTAATCCACCTAGGAGGGTTGTAGAGGTTGAGACCGATCACTTTTATACTGGAAAGTACGATTTTCTGGCAAGAACTGTTCGAGAATTTTTGGAGTGAATCGCATATCTGTAGCAAAAGGAGGTGATTTCATGAATCGCGAGAAGGCTTTGAATTTGTTAAAAAAGCATGTTAAATCCGAGAACCTGATAAAGCACTGCATAGCGACCTCAGCCATAATGAAAGAGCTGGCTAAAGAGTTAGGAGAGGATGAAGAGAAGTGGGAGATAATAGGCATTCTGCACGACATCGATTACGAAATGGTTGGCGAAGACATGACCCAGCATGGTCTGAAAGGTGCGGAGATCCTGAAGAGCGAGGGGGTTGATGACGAGATCGTGGAGGTTGTGAGAACACACAACCACACACTCTTCGGGAATTACAGCAAGCCTGTTGAGATAGCCCTTCAGTCAGCAGATTCGGTTTCCGGGCTGATAGTAGCGTGTGCCCTTGTTAAGAAGGGGAAGCTGTCGGAGGTTACTCCAAAAACCGTGAAGAAAAAGTTTAAGGAGAAGAGCTTCGCTGCTGGATGTGACAGAAACAGAATAAGGGAGGTAGAGAAGCTCGGAATTGAACTGCCAAAGCTGTACGAGATAGGGATAAGGGGGTTGATGAATGTCAGAGAAGAGCTTGGACTCGAGTAAGATCGCTGTTCTGGGAGCCGGAAATCTGGGATATGCGATAGCCAAAAGGTTAAAAGAGTCTGGCTATGAAGTTATCGTCACGGGAAGAAGAGAGGCCGTGCTGGAATCCCTCAAAAAGATGGGTTGCAGGGTTACAAACAACAGAGATGCTGTTAGTGAGGCTGATTTCGTAATCATAACGGTCAAACCAAAAGACCTCGATAGCCTGATCGATGAAATCAGGGATTGTGCTGAGGGGAAGATAATAATCAGCTTCGTTGCCATGAAAAAGCTTGAAGATATCAGAATGAACGCAAAAATCGTGAGGGCTATGTCGAACATACTTTGCGAGTATGGACTGGCTTTCACAGCCTACTACTGCGAATTCGATGACGATGAGATTGAGAGCATACTCTCAAAACTCGGTGATGTGTACAAAGCTAAGGATGAGAAAGAGGTTGACCTGATGACTGCTTTTTCCGGCTCAGCCCCAGCTTTCGTTGCAAAGATCATCGAAAGCTTCATCTATGCCGGGCTGAACTCCGGGCTGAATGCTGAGGTGTCAAAGAAGTGTGCTTTAAGCGTTTTTAAAGCAACCTCCGAGGCTCTAAAAACACAGTCGCCAGAGGAGTTCATAATTAAGGTGACAACACCCGCTGGAACAACCATTCAGGGATTGAGGAAGCTTATGGAGCACAGGGTTGATTTTGCCATAGTTGATGCGCTTCAAGCAACAGCAAGAAGAGCGATGGGATCATAGCTACTCGAGCCTGACCTGCCTGAACCTTCCGATGAGCTCGTAGATATCGATGCCCAGGTGGTAAATATCTGCGTCTATCTTGTACTTGCTCTTGGTTTTTTTGAGCTGGTCTATTCTGAAGAACCTCCAGTCCTCTCTGGGAAGCTTTAACCCGATAAAGCATTCAGCACCAAAAAGGGATGAGAACATCGCGAGATCTTTTATCTGCTGTTCCTCGATGTACAAAGGCAGCTTTGACCTCATCTTAACCTCTATCGCTATGTACTTCTTACCATTCCCTGCTATTATGTCGGGGACTGGGTAGGCTACGGTACCGCTTCCAGGAGTTCTGATCGCAGCAAATCCGTTTTCCCACAGCTTGTGGATCAGATCTCTCTCAAATTTCGTTCCCTTTTTCTTCACAGCAGATGTTTGGTTTGGAAATATTTAAACCTGTTTCGATAGTTTTTTCTTCAGTTCCGATTACTGATTTCATGGAGCGTATAAAAGTACATCTTCCCTTTAAATCCCCTGAGTACTCAAATGTTTACATCATGGGTGAATTTGTTATCGATGGAGGATTCATATCAAAAGAAAAAGCTGGTGAGCTTGCAGGCGAGATCGAGAGGCTTGGTTACAGGATAGACAGCCTCACATTCATCATAACTCATCACCACATCGACCACATAGGCATCCTGCTGTGGTATGACATAAGGGCGATCATGCATCCCTCCGAGAATGAATTTCTGCTGTTCTACACAAACCCCCAGCACTTTGTAAAGCCATATCTCGAGTGGTCCAGCAGGTACGGAATAGATTTAGAAATGCTGAGGCCACTTGCAGAGTTTTTTAGATCGGGATCGAGAGTAAAGGGAGAGGCAAACTCTTTAAAGAAAGACTTCAGAATTGAGTATGAGACTCCAGAGGGTATGGAGATCATCCATACACCCGGGCACTCACCCGGGCATATCTGCATATACATTCCGAAAGAGAAGATCCTCTTTTCGGGAGATCTCGTGCTGAGTGTAACAACCACGCACATCGGGTACTATCCGGGATACGGTCAGGATCCGGTTGGAGATCAGATTGAGAGCCTGAGAAAGCTTCTCAGCTATGAGATAGACGAAATCTATCCAGCACATGAAGATACAATAAAAAATGCCGAGCAGAGAATCCACGAATTAATAGAGCACTATGAGAACAGACTCGAAGAGGTTTATTCCGGGATAGATGGCATATGCAATGTCATCGATGTTGCGAAAAATATTAGCTGGAGTGCTGGAAGCTTTGAAAAGCTCGATGGATGGAACAGAGTTCTTGCAATTTCAGAGACGCTTGCTTTCCTTAAAAGGCTTGTGAAGATTGGGAGAGTTGGAGAAAAGGAGATCGAGGGTGTTGTTCACTTCACCAGATCGTGATCGATCTCCTCAAAAACCTCCTCAAAAAGATCCATATTCTGCGTTGGATCAACCAGAAAATCGAGCCTGTCTGTTTTTATTAGATCGTACATGCTACCCTTAAATTCCTTCGGAGCTTTAGGCTTAACAAATTTCGGCTCCGGTGCATTGTATCTCTCATTCTTTACCCATCCATTAATTGTGTAGTAGTAAACTCCACCTCTCATCTGCTTGTAAGGGTCGTATATCGACGAGAAGTCCCTGCAAACCCAGTTTGCCGTCTTTATCATGTTGTCTGTTGGATTTATCATCACATGTCCATAGTTGGGCGGTATGATTATCTTATCTCCCTCCTCAGCATACACTATCACGACATCCTCAATTTCGCCAAAGCTCTCACCATGTTTCTGCAGAACAAAGATCGCTCTTCCCTCAATGATCTCGTAGAT
This genomic window contains:
- a CDS encoding MBL fold metallo-hydrolase, with the translated sequence MGEFVIDGGFISKEKAGELAGEIERLGYRIDSLTFIITHHHIDHIGILLWYDIRAIMHPSENEFLLFYTNPQHFVKPYLEWSSRYGIDLEMLRPLAEFFRSGSRVKGEANSLKKDFRIEYETPEGMEIIHTPGHSPGHICIYIPKEKILFSGDLVLSVTTTHIGYYPGYGQDPVGDQIESLRKLLSYEIDEIYPAHEDTIKNAEQRIHELIEHYENRLEEVYSGIDGICNVIDVAKNISWSAGSFEKLDGWNRVLAISETLAFLKRLVKIGRVGEKEIEGVVHFTRS
- a CDS encoding glucose-6-phosphate isomerase family protein, with the protein product MEIEINGRRFTSETRFAFDLKPVLKNPEELEENFPAYEMFRDVYFSEEDRELILNKRLRYDYTFTNPGKIGDEFIKTFGHYHPEIGDGITYPEIYEIIEGRAIFVLQKHGESFGEIEDVVIVYAEEGDKIIIPPNYGHVMINPTDNMIKTANWVCRDFSSIYDPYKQMRGGVYYYTINGWVKNERYNAPEPKFVKPKAPKEFKGSMYDLIKTDRLDFLVDPTQNMDLFEEVFEEIDHDLVK
- a CDS encoding alpha/beta hydrolase gives rise to the protein METVINGIACTYNIFGEKAVLLCPPHPEMGGSRFDVRIMRISEELNDAGITTLAFDYRKPFRDGVGEVEDAIACLRFLRERFESVAVVGYSFGSVVASNLLEANSLVLISPLRKINSIGLKNSETPKLVIVAKHDQIIPYEESVEIASWLNPPRRVVEVETDHFYTGKYDFLARTVREFLE
- a CDS encoding HDIG domain-containing metalloprotein; translation: MNREKALNLLKKHVKSENLIKHCIATSAIMKELAKELGEDEEKWEIIGILHDIDYEMVGEDMTQHGLKGAEILKSEGVDDEIVEVVRTHNHTLFGNYSKPVEIALQSADSVSGLIVACALVKKGKLSEVTPKTVKKKFKEKSFAAGCDRNRIREVEKLGIELPKLYEIGIRGLMNVREELGLE
- the hjc gene encoding Holliday junction resolvase Hjc, whose protein sequence is MKKKGTKFERDLIHKLWENGFAAIRTPGSGTVAYPVPDIIAGNGKKYIAIEVKMRSKLPLYIEEQQIKDLAMFSSLFGAECFIGLKLPREDWRFFRIDQLKKTKSKYKIDADIYHLGIDIYELIGRFRQVRLE
- a CDS encoding pyrroline-5-carboxylate reductase family protein; this translates as MSEKSLDSSKIAVLGAGNLGYAIAKRLKESGYEVIVTGRREAVLESLKKMGCRVTNNRDAVSEADFVIITVKPKDLDSLIDEIRDCAEGKIIISFVAMKKLEDIRMNAKIVRAMSNILCEYGLAFTAYYCEFDDDEIESILSKLGDVYKAKDEKEVDLMTAFSGSAPAFVAKIIESFIYAGLNSGLNAEVSKKCALSVFKATSEALKTQSPEEFIIKVTTPAGTTIQGLRKLMEHRVDFAIVDALQATARRAMGS